A region from the Symphalangus syndactylus isolate Jambi chromosome 2, NHGRI_mSymSyn1-v2.1_pri, whole genome shotgun sequence genome encodes:
- the TBXT gene encoding T-box transcription factor T isoform X3 — translation MGGCSALQSVSGPIRRAPQRCRRGSIYGEGAEFRSPETYTSRALGSSSGITSPHPSAPVPSPQVLVRALLPGLCRDPGAVAGLGPRGPFSRKGGGQERGRWISGSESGLRGRRGGEPDGRMSSPSTESAGKSLQYRVDHLLSAVESELQAGSEKGDPTERELRVGLEESELWLRFKELTNEMIVTKNGRRMFPVLKVNVSGLDPNAMYSFLLDFVAADNHRWKYVNGEWVPGGKPEPQAPSCVYIHPDSPNFGAHWMKAPVSFSKVKLTNKLNGGGQIMLNSLHKYEPRIHIVRVGGPQRMITSHCFPETQFIAVTAYQNEEITALKIKYNPFAKAFLDAKERSDHKEMMEEPGDSQQPGYSQSYSDNSPACLSMLQSHDNWSSLGMPAHPSMLPVSHNASPPTSSSQYPSLWSVSNGAVTPGSQAAAASNGLGAQFFRGSPAHYAPLTHPVSAPSSSGSPLYEGAAAATDIVDSQYDAAAQGRLIASWTPVSPPSM, via the exons ATGGGCGGCTGCTCGGCACTTCAAAGCGTGAGCGGCCCAATCCGCCGAGCCCCCCAGCGCTGCCGCCGCGGCTCTATTTATGGGGAGGGCGCCGAATTTCGGTCCCCAGAGACCTACACTAGTAGAGCCTTGGGGAGTTCAAGTGGAATAACTTCTCCCCACCCCTCTGCCCCCGTCCCCTCCCCCCAAGTCTTGGTCCGCGCCCTCCTCCCGGGTCTGTGCCGGGACCCGGGAGCCGTCGCAGGTCTCGGTCCAAGGGGCCCCTTTTCTCGGAAGGGCGGCGGCCAAGAGCGGGGAAGGTGGATCTCAGGTAGCGAGTCTGGGCTTCGGGGACGGCGGGGAGGGGAGCCGGACGGGAGGATGAGCTCCCCCAGCACCGAGAGCGCGGGAAAGAGCCTGCAGTACCGAGTGGACCACCTGCTGAGCGCCGTGGAGAGCGAGCTGCAGGCGGGCAGCGAGAAGGGCGACCCCACCGAGCGCGAACTGCGCGTGGGCCTGGAGGAGAGCGAGCTGTGGCTGCGCTTCAAGGAGCTCACCAACGAGATGATCGTGACCAAGAACGGCAG GAGGATGTTTCCGGTACTGAAGGTGAACGTGTCTGGCCTGGACCCCAACGCCATGTACTCCTTCCTGCTGGACTTCGTGGCGGCGGACAATCATCGCTGGAAGTACGTGAACGGGGAATGGGTGCCGGGGGGCAAGCCGGAGCCGCAGGCCCCCAGCTGCGTCTACATCCACCCGGACTCGCCCAACTTCGGGGCCCACTGGATGAAGGCTCCCGTCTCCTTCAGCAAAGTCAAGCTCACCAACAAGCTCAACGGAGGGGGCCAG ATCATGCTGAACTCCTTGCATAAGTATGAGCCTCGAATCCACATAGTGAGAGTTGGGGGTCCACAGCGCATGATCACCAGCCACTGCTTCCCTGAGACCCAGTTCATAGCGGTGACTGCTTATCAGAACGAGGAG aTCACAGCTCTTAAAATTAAGTACAATCCATTTGCAAAAGCTTTCCTTGATGCAAAGGAAAG AAGTGATCACAAAGAGATGATGGAGGAACCCGGAGACAGCCAGCAACCTGGGTACTCCCAAT CCTATTCTGACAACTCACCTGCATGTTTATCCATGCTGCAATCCCATGACAATTGGTCCAGCCTTGGAATGCCTGCCCATCCCAGCATGCTCCCCGTGAGCCACAATGCCAGCCCACCTACCAGCTCCAG TCAGTACCCCAGCCTGTGGTCTGTGAGCAACGGCGCTGTCACCCCGGGCTCCCAGGCAGCAGCCGCATCCAACGGGCTGGGGGCCCAGTTCTTCCGGGGCTCCCCCGCGCACTACGCACCCCTCACCCATCCGGTCTCGGCGCCCTCTTCCTCGGGATCCCCACTGTACGAAGGGGCGGCCGCGGCCACAGACATCGTGGACAGCCAGTACGACGCTGCAGCCCAAGGCCGCCTCATAGCCTCATGGACACCTGTGTCGCCGCCTTCCATGTGA
- the TBXT gene encoding T-box transcription factor T isoform X2, with translation MGGCSALQSVSGPIRRAPQRCRRGSIYGEGAEFRSPETYTSRALGSSSGITSPHPSAPVPSPQVLVRALLPGLCRDPGAVAGLGPRGPFSRKGGGQERGRWISGSESGLRGRRGGEPDGRMSSPSTESAGKSLQYRVDHLLSAVESELQAGSEKGDPTERELRVGLEESELWLRFKELTNEMIVTKNGRRMFPVLKVNVSGLDPNAMYSFLLDFVAADNHRWKYVNGEWVPGGKPEPQAPSCVYIHPDSPNFGAHWMKAPVSFSKVKLTNKLNGGGQIMLNSLHKYEPRIHIVRVGGPQRMITSHCFPETQFIAVTAYQNEEITALKIKYNPFAKAFLDAKERSDHKEMMEEPGDSQQPGYSQWGWLLPGTSTLCPPANPHPQFGGALSLPSTHGCDRYPALRSHRSSPYPSPYAHRNNSPTYSDNSPACLSMLQSHDNWSSLGMPAHPSMLPVSHNASPPTSSSQYPSLWSVSNGAVTPGSQAAAASNGLGAQFFRGSPAHYAPLTHPVSAPSSSGSPLYEGAAAATDIVDSQYDAAAQGRLIASWTPVSPPSM, from the exons ATGGGCGGCTGCTCGGCACTTCAAAGCGTGAGCGGCCCAATCCGCCGAGCCCCCCAGCGCTGCCGCCGCGGCTCTATTTATGGGGAGGGCGCCGAATTTCGGTCCCCAGAGACCTACACTAGTAGAGCCTTGGGGAGTTCAAGTGGAATAACTTCTCCCCACCCCTCTGCCCCCGTCCCCTCCCCCCAAGTCTTGGTCCGCGCCCTCCTCCCGGGTCTGTGCCGGGACCCGGGAGCCGTCGCAGGTCTCGGTCCAAGGGGCCCCTTTTCTCGGAAGGGCGGCGGCCAAGAGCGGGGAAGGTGGATCTCAGGTAGCGAGTCTGGGCTTCGGGGACGGCGGGGAGGGGAGCCGGACGGGAGGATGAGCTCCCCCAGCACCGAGAGCGCGGGAAAGAGCCTGCAGTACCGAGTGGACCACCTGCTGAGCGCCGTGGAGAGCGAGCTGCAGGCGGGCAGCGAGAAGGGCGACCCCACCGAGCGCGAACTGCGCGTGGGCCTGGAGGAGAGCGAGCTGTGGCTGCGCTTCAAGGAGCTCACCAACGAGATGATCGTGACCAAGAACGGCAG GAGGATGTTTCCGGTACTGAAGGTGAACGTGTCTGGCCTGGACCCCAACGCCATGTACTCCTTCCTGCTGGACTTCGTGGCGGCGGACAATCATCGCTGGAAGTACGTGAACGGGGAATGGGTGCCGGGGGGCAAGCCGGAGCCGCAGGCCCCCAGCTGCGTCTACATCCACCCGGACTCGCCCAACTTCGGGGCCCACTGGATGAAGGCTCCCGTCTCCTTCAGCAAAGTCAAGCTCACCAACAAGCTCAACGGAGGGGGCCAG ATCATGCTGAACTCCTTGCATAAGTATGAGCCTCGAATCCACATAGTGAGAGTTGGGGGTCCACAGCGCATGATCACCAGCCACTGCTTCCCTGAGACCCAGTTCATAGCGGTGACTGCTTATCAGAACGAGGAG aTCACAGCTCTTAAAATTAAGTACAATCCATTTGCAAAAGCTTTCCTTGATGCAAAGGAAAG AAGTGATCACAAAGAGATGATGGAGGAACCCGGAGACAGCCAGCAACCTGGGTACTCCCAAT GGGGGTGGCTTCTTCCTGGTACCAGCACCCTGTGTCCACCTGCAAATCCTCATCCTCAGTTTGGAGgtgccctctccctcccctccacgcACGGCTGTGACAGGTACCCAGCCCTGAGGAGCCACCGGTCCTCACCCTACCCCAGCCCCTATGCTCATCGGAACAATTCTCCAA CCTATTCTGACAACTCACCTGCATGTTTATCCATGCTGCAATCCCATGACAATTGGTCCAGCCTTGGAATGCCTGCCCATCCCAGCATGCTCCCCGTGAGCCACAATGCCAGCCCACCTACCAGCTCCAG TCAGTACCCCAGCCTGTGGTCTGTGAGCAACGGCGCTGTCACCCCGGGCTCCCAGGCAGCAGCCGCATCCAACGGGCTGGGGGCCCAGTTCTTCCGGGGCTCCCCCGCGCACTACGCACCCCTCACCCATCCGGTCTCGGCGCCCTCTTCCTCGGGATCCCCACTGTACGAAGGGGCGGCCGCGGCCACAGACATCGTGGACAGCCAGTACGACGCTGCAGCCCAAGGCCGCCTCATAGCCTCATGGACACCTGTGTCGCCGCCTTCCATGTGA
- the TBXT gene encoding T-box transcription factor T isoform X1: protein MGGCSALQSVSGPIRRAPQRCRRGSIYGEGAEFRSPETYTSRALGSSSGITSPHPSAPVPSPQVLVRALLPGLCRDPGAVAGLGPRGPFSRKGGGQERGRWISGSESGLRGRRGGEPDGRMSSPSTESAGKSLQYRVDHLLSAVESELQAGSEKGDPTERELRVGLEESELWLRFKELTNEMIVTKNGRRMFPVLKVNVSGLDPNAMYSFLLDFVAADNHRWKYVNGEWVPGGKPEPQAPSCVYIHPDSPNFGAHWMKAPVSFSKVKLTNKLNGGGQIMLNSLHKYEPRIHIVRVGGPQRMITSHCFPETQFIAVTAYQNEEITALKIKYNPFAKAFLDAKERSDHKEMMEEPGDSQQPGYSQSGGWLLPGTSTLCPPANPHPQFGGALSLPSTHGCDRYPALRSHRSSPYPSPYAHRNNSPTYSDNSPACLSMLQSHDNWSSLGMPAHPSMLPVSHNASPPTSSSQYPSLWSVSNGAVTPGSQAAAASNGLGAQFFRGSPAHYAPLTHPVSAPSSSGSPLYEGAAAATDIVDSQYDAAAQGRLIASWTPVSPPSM from the exons ATGGGCGGCTGCTCGGCACTTCAAAGCGTGAGCGGCCCAATCCGCCGAGCCCCCCAGCGCTGCCGCCGCGGCTCTATTTATGGGGAGGGCGCCGAATTTCGGTCCCCAGAGACCTACACTAGTAGAGCCTTGGGGAGTTCAAGTGGAATAACTTCTCCCCACCCCTCTGCCCCCGTCCCCTCCCCCCAAGTCTTGGTCCGCGCCCTCCTCCCGGGTCTGTGCCGGGACCCGGGAGCCGTCGCAGGTCTCGGTCCAAGGGGCCCCTTTTCTCGGAAGGGCGGCGGCCAAGAGCGGGGAAGGTGGATCTCAGGTAGCGAGTCTGGGCTTCGGGGACGGCGGGGAGGGGAGCCGGACGGGAGGATGAGCTCCCCCAGCACCGAGAGCGCGGGAAAGAGCCTGCAGTACCGAGTGGACCACCTGCTGAGCGCCGTGGAGAGCGAGCTGCAGGCGGGCAGCGAGAAGGGCGACCCCACCGAGCGCGAACTGCGCGTGGGCCTGGAGGAGAGCGAGCTGTGGCTGCGCTTCAAGGAGCTCACCAACGAGATGATCGTGACCAAGAACGGCAG GAGGATGTTTCCGGTACTGAAGGTGAACGTGTCTGGCCTGGACCCCAACGCCATGTACTCCTTCCTGCTGGACTTCGTGGCGGCGGACAATCATCGCTGGAAGTACGTGAACGGGGAATGGGTGCCGGGGGGCAAGCCGGAGCCGCAGGCCCCCAGCTGCGTCTACATCCACCCGGACTCGCCCAACTTCGGGGCCCACTGGATGAAGGCTCCCGTCTCCTTCAGCAAAGTCAAGCTCACCAACAAGCTCAACGGAGGGGGCCAG ATCATGCTGAACTCCTTGCATAAGTATGAGCCTCGAATCCACATAGTGAGAGTTGGGGGTCCACAGCGCATGATCACCAGCCACTGCTTCCCTGAGACCCAGTTCATAGCGGTGACTGCTTATCAGAACGAGGAG aTCACAGCTCTTAAAATTAAGTACAATCCATTTGCAAAAGCTTTCCTTGATGCAAAGGAAAG AAGTGATCACAAAGAGATGATGGAGGAACCCGGAGACAGCCAGCAACCTGGGTACTCCCAAT CAGGGGGGTGGCTTCTTCCTGGTACCAGCACCCTGTGTCCACCTGCAAATCCTCATCCTCAGTTTGGAGgtgccctctccctcccctccacgcACGGCTGTGACAGGTACCCAGCCCTGAGGAGCCACCGGTCCTCACCCTACCCCAGCCCCTATGCTCATCGGAACAATTCTCCAA CCTATTCTGACAACTCACCTGCATGTTTATCCATGCTGCAATCCCATGACAATTGGTCCAGCCTTGGAATGCCTGCCCATCCCAGCATGCTCCCCGTGAGCCACAATGCCAGCCCACCTACCAGCTCCAG TCAGTACCCCAGCCTGTGGTCTGTGAGCAACGGCGCTGTCACCCCGGGCTCCCAGGCAGCAGCCGCATCCAACGGGCTGGGGGCCCAGTTCTTCCGGGGCTCCCCCGCGCACTACGCACCCCTCACCCATCCGGTCTCGGCGCCCTCTTCCTCGGGATCCCCACTGTACGAAGGGGCGGCCGCGGCCACAGACATCGTGGACAGCCAGTACGACGCTGCAGCCCAAGGCCGCCTCATAGCCTCATGGACACCTGTGTCGCCGCCTTCCATGTGA
- the TBXT gene encoding T-box transcription factor T isoform X4 — MGGCSALQSVSGPIRRAPQRCRRGSIYGEGAEFRSPETYTSRALGSSSGITSPHPSAPVPSPQVLVRALLPGLCRDPGAVAGLGPRGPFSRKGGGQERGRWISGSESGLRGRRGGEPDGRMSSPSTESAGKSLQYRVDHLLSAVESELQAGSEKGDPTERELRVGLEESELWLRFKELTNEMIVTKNGRRMFPVLKVNVSGLDPNAMYSFLLDFVAADNHRWKYVNGEWVPGGKPEPQAPSCVYIHPDSPNFGAHWMKAPVSFSKVKLTNKLNGGGQIMLNSLHKYEPRIHIVRVGGPQRMITSHCFPETQFIAVTAYQNEEITALKIKYNPFAKAFLDAKERSDHKEMMEEPGDSQQPGYSQSGGWLLPGTSTLCPPANPHPQFGGALSLPSTHGCDRYPALRSHRSSPYPSPYAHRNNSPTYSDNSPACLSMLQSHDNWSSLGMPAHPSMLPVSHNASPPTSSRMNIKT, encoded by the exons ATGGGCGGCTGCTCGGCACTTCAAAGCGTGAGCGGCCCAATCCGCCGAGCCCCCCAGCGCTGCCGCCGCGGCTCTATTTATGGGGAGGGCGCCGAATTTCGGTCCCCAGAGACCTACACTAGTAGAGCCTTGGGGAGTTCAAGTGGAATAACTTCTCCCCACCCCTCTGCCCCCGTCCCCTCCCCCCAAGTCTTGGTCCGCGCCCTCCTCCCGGGTCTGTGCCGGGACCCGGGAGCCGTCGCAGGTCTCGGTCCAAGGGGCCCCTTTTCTCGGAAGGGCGGCGGCCAAGAGCGGGGAAGGTGGATCTCAGGTAGCGAGTCTGGGCTTCGGGGACGGCGGGGAGGGGAGCCGGACGGGAGGATGAGCTCCCCCAGCACCGAGAGCGCGGGAAAGAGCCTGCAGTACCGAGTGGACCACCTGCTGAGCGCCGTGGAGAGCGAGCTGCAGGCGGGCAGCGAGAAGGGCGACCCCACCGAGCGCGAACTGCGCGTGGGCCTGGAGGAGAGCGAGCTGTGGCTGCGCTTCAAGGAGCTCACCAACGAGATGATCGTGACCAAGAACGGCAG GAGGATGTTTCCGGTACTGAAGGTGAACGTGTCTGGCCTGGACCCCAACGCCATGTACTCCTTCCTGCTGGACTTCGTGGCGGCGGACAATCATCGCTGGAAGTACGTGAACGGGGAATGGGTGCCGGGGGGCAAGCCGGAGCCGCAGGCCCCCAGCTGCGTCTACATCCACCCGGACTCGCCCAACTTCGGGGCCCACTGGATGAAGGCTCCCGTCTCCTTCAGCAAAGTCAAGCTCACCAACAAGCTCAACGGAGGGGGCCAG ATCATGCTGAACTCCTTGCATAAGTATGAGCCTCGAATCCACATAGTGAGAGTTGGGGGTCCACAGCGCATGATCACCAGCCACTGCTTCCCTGAGACCCAGTTCATAGCGGTGACTGCTTATCAGAACGAGGAG aTCACAGCTCTTAAAATTAAGTACAATCCATTTGCAAAAGCTTTCCTTGATGCAAAGGAAAG AAGTGATCACAAAGAGATGATGGAGGAACCCGGAGACAGCCAGCAACCTGGGTACTCCCAAT CAGGGGGGTGGCTTCTTCCTGGTACCAGCACCCTGTGTCCACCTGCAAATCCTCATCCTCAGTTTGGAGgtgccctctccctcccctccacgcACGGCTGTGACAGGTACCCAGCCCTGAGGAGCCACCGGTCCTCACCCTACCCCAGCCCCTATGCTCATCGGAACAATTCTCCAA CCTATTCTGACAACTCACCTGCATGTTTATCCATGCTGCAATCCCATGACAATTGGTCCAGCCTTGGAATGCCTGCCCATCCCAGCATGCTCCCCGTGAGCCACAATGCCAGCCCACCTACCAGCTCCAG GATGAATATAAAAACCTAA